A genomic stretch from Halichoerus grypus chromosome 7, mHalGry1.hap1.1, whole genome shotgun sequence includes:
- the LBX1 gene encoding transcription factor LBX1: MTSKEDGKAAPGEERRRSPLDHLPPPANSNKPLTPFSIEDILNKPSVRRSYSLCGAAHLLAAADKHAPGGLPLAGRALLSQTSPLCALEELASKTFKGLEVSVLQAAEGRDGMTIFGQRQTPKKRRKSRTAFTNHQIYELEKRFLYQKYLSPADRDQIAQQLGLTNAQVITWFQNRRAKLKRDLEEMKADVESAKKLGPSGQMDIVALAELEQNSEAAGGGGGGCGGRAKSRPGSPALPPGAPQAPGAGPLQLSPGSPLTDQPASSQDCSEDEEDEEIDVDD; encoded by the exons ATGACTTCCAAGGAGGATGGCAAGGCGGCGCCGGGGGAAGAGCGGCGGCGCAGCCCGCTGGATCACCTGCCGCCTCCCGCCAACTCCAACAAGCCGCTGACTCCGTTCAGCATCGAGGACATCCTCAACAAGCCTTCTGTGCGGAGAAGTTACTCGCTGTGCGGGGCGGCGCACCTGCTGGCGGCCGCGGACAAGCACGCGCCGGGCGGCTTGCCCCTGGCGGGCCGCGCGCTGCTCTCGCAGACCTCGCCGCTGTGCGCGCTGGAGGAGCTCGCCAGCAAGACCTTTAAGGGGCTGGAGGTCAGCGTCCTGCAGGCAGCCGAAG GCCGCGACGGGATGACCATCTTCGGGCAGCGGCAGACCCCCAAGAAGCGGCGAAAGTCGCGAACAGCCTTCACCAACCACCAGATCTACGAGTTGGAGAAGCGCTTCCTCTACCAGAAGTACCTGTCCCCCGCCGATCGCGACCAAATCGCGCAGCAGCTGGGTCTCACCAACGCTCAGGTCATCACCTGGTTCCAGAATCGGCGTGCCAAGCTCAAGCGGGACCTGGAGGAGATGAAGGCCGACGTGGAGTCCGCCAAGAAACTGGGCCCCAGCGGGCAGATGGACATCGTGGCGCTGGCCGAACTCGAGCAGAACTCGGAGGCCGcgggcggcggtggcggcggctgcggcggcagGGCCAAGTCGAGGCCTGGCTCTCCGGCGCTCCCTCCAGGCGCTCCGCAGGCCCCGGGCGCCGGGCCCCTGCAGCTCTCTCCTGGCTCCCCGCTCACGGACCAGCCGGCCAGCAGCCAGGACTGCTCAGAGGACGAGGAAGACGAAGAGATCGACGTGGACGATTGA